In Pasteurella multocida subsp. multocida OH4807, a genomic segment contains:
- a CDS encoding yggt family protein (COG0762 Predicted integral membrane protein) has product MNSGQLLIFTLIDVYGFILVLRAWFQFSQVDFYNPLSQGLVKITQPVLAPFRTIIPTFKNIDFAALFVAFVLFSAKFPLAHLVGNLFIANASFFDYSAVGGLSLLRTYGKAIFYVLLLGAIMSWFNRSPNPMQFVLHQLTAPLLKPIQRILPNTGMIDFSPMVLAFALFFSDKILLDLFGTYWLLASY; this is encoded by the coding sequence ATGAACTCAGGACAATTATTAATTTTTACACTCATTGATGTGTATGGCTTTATTTTGGTTTTACGTGCATGGTTCCAGTTTAGTCAAGTGGATTTTTATAATCCCTTGTCTCAAGGATTGGTAAAAATCACCCAACCCGTACTCGCACCTTTCCGCACGATTATTCCTACATTTAAAAATATTGATTTCGCGGCATTATTTGTTGCATTTGTTTTATTCAGTGCTAAATTTCCACTTGCTCATTTAGTTGGAAATTTATTTATCGCTAATGCAAGTTTCTTTGACTATTCTGCAGTAGGTGGGCTCTCTTTGCTTCGTACTTATGGTAAAGCCATTTTTTATGTACTTTTACTGGGTGCAATTATGAGTTGGTTTAACCGTAGCCCAAATCCTATGCAATTTGTCTTGCATCAGTTAACTGCCCCTCTCTTAAAACCTATTCAACGCATTTTACCTAATACAGGTATGATCGACTTTTCCCCTATGGTATTAGCCTTTGCGCTTTTCTTCTCGGATAAAATCTTACTAGATTTATTCGGCACATACTGGCTACTCGCCAGTTATTAA
- a CDS encoding hypothetical protein (COG3084 Uncharacterized protein conserved in bacteria), with translation MKCHRLNEVLELLQPYWSKEPDLHLLQILQKIADEAGFDKPVAELTDEVIIYQLKMHGTDKHEPIPGIKKDYEEDFKTALLKARGIIK, from the coding sequence ATGAAATGTCATCGTTTAAACGAAGTATTGGAACTTTTACAGCCTTATTGGTCTAAAGAGCCTGATCTGCATTTGTTACAAATTTTGCAGAAGATTGCTGATGAAGCTGGGTTCGATAAGCCTGTTGCAGAATTAACGGATGAAGTGATTATCTATCAGTTAAAAATGCATGGCACAGATAAACATGAGCCCATTCCCGGCATTAAAAAAGATTATGAAGAAGATTTTAAGACCGCACTATTGAAAGCACGCGGAATTATTAAATAG
- a CDS encoding hypothetical protein (COG3085 Uncharacterized protein conserved in bacteria), whose product MAESFSVTRRFFDDKNYPRGFSRHGDYTIKESQALEQYGQAFKALDSGERAPVTKEEKEFVAFCRGERQPETFLEKTWNKYRSRISTTKRVYTLSGVVGTDNLDDFSAE is encoded by the coding sequence ATGGCAGAAAGTTTTAGTGTTACACGTCGTTTTTTCGATGACAAAAATTACCCAAGAGGCTTTTCACGTCACGGCGATTACACCATCAAAGAATCACAAGCACTTGAGCAATATGGTCAAGCATTTAAGGCGTTGGATTCAGGTGAGCGTGCCCCTGTAACAAAAGAGGAAAAAGAGTTTGTTGCTTTCTGCCGTGGTGAACGCCAACCTGAAACGTTCTTAGAAAAAACTTGGAATAAATATCGCTCACGTATTTCAACAACTAAGCGAGTGTATACGTTATCAGGTGTTGTGGGTACGGATAATCTCGACGATTTCTCAGCAGAATAA
- a CDS encoding hypothetical protein (COG0500 SAM-dependent methyltransferases) produces the protein MKIQLICETNDASHFFARCIDAGLEQDPASILALVQCEDDQGQLRIELRKLDEAKLGAVYVDFINGALAHRRKFGGGRGEAIAKAVGIKKAYLPNVIDATAGLGRDAFVLAALGCQIRLVERHPVVRLLLEDGLQRAYADAEIGEMMQKNMRLLDVKHIAELDPMSDFADVVYLDPMYPHKQKSALVKKEMRVFQHLVGGDLDADNLLAPALRLAKKRVVVKRPDYADFLAQVAPQFTRETKSHRFDIYICQED, from the coding sequence ATGAAGATTCAGCTGATTTGTGAAACAAATGACGCATCCCATTTTTTTGCTCGTTGTATAGACGCGGGTTTAGAACAAGACCCAGCAAGTATTTTAGCCTTAGTTCAATGCGAAGATGATCAAGGACAACTTCGTATAGAGCTACGTAAATTAGATGAAGCAAAATTAGGCGCGGTATATGTGGATTTCATTAACGGAGCCTTAGCTCACCGCAGAAAATTTGGTGGTGGACGAGGCGAAGCGATCGCAAAAGCAGTAGGGATTAAGAAAGCTTATTTGCCCAATGTGATTGATGCAACAGCGGGACTAGGGCGCGATGCGTTTGTTTTAGCCGCGTTAGGTTGTCAAATCCGCCTTGTTGAGCGTCATCCAGTTGTTCGTTTATTGTTGGAAGATGGTCTACAACGTGCTTATGCAGATGCGGAAATTGGTGAAATGATGCAAAAAAATATGCGTTTATTAGATGTAAAGCATATTGCAGAATTGGATCCAATGAGCGATTTTGCTGATGTGGTTTATCTTGACCCTATGTACCCTCATAAACAAAAAAGTGCACTTGTTAAGAAAGAAATGCGTGTTTTTCAGCACTTAGTCGGGGGCGATTTAGATGCAGATAACTTGCTTGCTCCAGCTTTGCGACTCGCTAAGAAACGAGTTGTTGTGAAACGTCCCGATTATGCAGATTTTCTCGCGCAGGTTGCACCACAGTTTACTCGTGAAACCAAAAGCCATCGTTTTGATATCTATATTTGTCAAGAGGATTAA
- a CDS encoding hypothetical protein (COG1872 Uncharacterized conserved protein) — protein MLPAVEKQGEDLRLRIFLQPKASKDQILGIHDNELKIMLTAPPIDGKANAHLLKFLSKIFKVAKNSIILEKGELNRHKQVFIPAPKMIPADILALLKEQV, from the coding sequence ATGCTCCCAGCAGTAGAAAAACAAGGTGAGGACTTACGGTTGCGGATCTTTCTGCAGCCGAAAGCGAGCAAAGATCAAATCCTTGGTATCCATGATAACGAACTCAAAATCATGCTAACTGCCCCACCCATTGATGGCAAAGCGAATGCTCACTTACTCAAATTCTTAAGTAAAATCTTCAAGGTCGCAAAAAACAGTATTATTTTAGAAAAAGGCGAGCTCAATCGACATAAGCAGGTTTTTATCCCTGCACCGAAAATGATCCCAGCAGATATCTTAGCGTTACTCAAAGAACAAGTTTGA
- the glmU gene encoding bifunctional N-acetylglucosamine-1-phosphate uridyltransferase/glucosamine-1-phosphate acetyltransferase (COG1207 N-acetylglucosamine-1-phosphate uridyltransferase (contains nucleotidyltransferase and I-patch acetyltransferase domains)), with protein MEKKALSIVILAAGKGTRMYSDLPKVLHSIAGKPMVKHVIDTVKSIHAKNIHLVYGHGGEIMQARLCDEPVNWVFQAEQLGTGHAMQQAAPFFADDENILMLYGDGPLITPETLQKLIAAKPDNGIALLTVVLDNPTGYGRIVRKQGQVVAIVEQKDANAEQLKIQEINTGVLVADGKNLKKWLSQLTNNNAQGEYYITDVIGLANQQGCQVIAVQADDFMEVEGVNNRQQLARLERYYQHKQADKLLLAGVALADPARFDLRGELTHGKDVEIDINVIIEGQVKLGHRVRIGAGCILKNCEIGDDVDIKPYSVLEDTTIGNAAQIGPFSRLRPGAVLAEETHIGNFVEIKKAEIGKGSKVNHLSYVGDAEIGQYCNIGAGVITCNYDGANKFKTCIGDNVFVGSDVQLVAPVTVENDATIGAGTTVTKNINSGELVISRVPQRHIQGWQRPTKKDKK; from the coding sequence ATGGAAAAGAAAGCATTAAGTATCGTCATTTTAGCCGCTGGTAAAGGGACTCGCATGTATTCCGATTTACCAAAAGTACTGCATAGCATCGCGGGTAAACCTATGGTGAAACATGTGATTGATACGGTGAAATCAATTCATGCGAAAAATATACATTTAGTGTATGGGCACGGTGGAGAAATTATGCAAGCAAGACTGTGTGATGAGCCTGTTAATTGGGTTTTTCAAGCAGAACAACTTGGTACTGGTCATGCCATGCAACAGGCAGCCCCTTTTTTTGCAGATGATGAGAATATTTTAATGCTATATGGTGATGGTCCATTAATCACGCCTGAGACTCTGCAAAAACTGATTGCGGCAAAACCTGACAATGGCATTGCGTTATTGACAGTCGTATTGGATAACCCAACGGGTTATGGTCGTATTGTACGCAAGCAAGGACAAGTCGTAGCCATTGTTGAGCAAAAAGATGCGAATGCGGAACAATTGAAAATCCAAGAAATTAATACAGGCGTATTGGTTGCGGATGGTAAAAATTTGAAGAAATGGCTAAGTCAACTGACGAATAATAATGCACAGGGAGAGTATTATATTACAGATGTCATTGGTCTTGCTAATCAACAAGGTTGCCAAGTGATTGCTGTTCAAGCGGATGATTTCATGGAAGTGGAAGGTGTTAATAACCGTCAACAATTAGCTCGCTTAGAGCGTTACTATCAGCATAAGCAAGCGGATAAATTGCTATTGGCAGGCGTGGCATTAGCTGATCCTGCGCGTTTTGATTTACGAGGTGAATTAACACATGGAAAAGATGTTGAAATTGACATAAATGTTATCATTGAAGGACAAGTGAAATTAGGGCATCGTGTTCGCATCGGGGCTGGATGTATCTTAAAAAATTGCGAAATTGGTGATGATGTGGACATTAAACCCTACTCTGTTTTAGAAGATACTACTATCGGGAATGCCGCTCAAATTGGACCATTTTCACGTTTACGTCCGGGTGCGGTACTCGCAGAGGAAACCCACATTGGTAATTTCGTTGAAATTAAAAAAGCAGAGATTGGCAAAGGATCTAAAGTTAATCATTTGAGTTATGTGGGTGATGCAGAAATTGGGCAATATTGTAATATTGGTGCAGGTGTGATTACGTGCAACTATGATGGAGCGAATAAATTCAAAACTTGTATTGGAGATAACGTTTTTGTCGGGTCTGATGTACAGCTTGTTGCCCCCGTTACTGTCGAGAATGATGCGACGATTGGCGCTGGGACGACGGTGACAAAAAATATTAACTCTGGTGAGCTTGTTATCAGCCGTGTACCACAACGCCATATTCAAGGCTGGCAACGCCCAACCAAAAAAGATAAAAAATAG
- a CDS encoding magnesium/nickel/cobalt transporter CorA (COG0598 Mg2+ and Co2+ transporters): protein MINAFTLEDARLVRIDEAENAQLNNAIWLDLLEPTSEEREILQDNLGQSLATFLELEDIEASARFFEDEDGLHLHSFFYCEDEEDYADLASVAFTVRDGRLFTLRDRELPAFRLYRMRSRSQRLIECNAYEVLLDLFETKIEQLADVIETVYSDLEKLSRVILDGTQGEAFDQALATLTEQEDTSSKVRLCLMDTQRALSFLVRKTRLPANQLEQAREILRDIESLQPHNESLFQRVNFLMQAAMGFISIEQNRIIKIFSVVSVIFLPPTLVASNYGMNFEMMPELGLKFGYPMALGLMALAAFAPYWYFKRKGWL, encoded by the coding sequence ATGATTAATGCTTTCACATTAGAAGATGCGCGCCTCGTCCGCATTGATGAAGCTGAGAATGCTCAATTAAACAATGCGATTTGGCTTGATTTGCTTGAGCCAACAAGTGAAGAGCGCGAAATTCTACAAGACAATTTAGGACAAAGCCTCGCCACATTTCTTGAATTAGAAGATATCGAAGCATCTGCGCGTTTCTTTGAAGATGAAGATGGGTTGCACCTACACTCTTTCTTTTACTGCGAAGATGAAGAGGATTATGCCGACTTAGCCAGTGTGGCATTTACCGTTCGTGATGGACGCCTTTTCACATTACGTGACAGAGAATTGCCAGCCTTTCGTTTATATCGAATGCGTTCGCGCAGCCAGCGTCTAATTGAATGCAATGCGTATGAAGTCTTACTAGATTTATTTGAGACAAAAATTGAGCAATTAGCCGATGTCATTGAGACAGTGTATTCTGACTTAGAAAAGTTAAGTCGCGTCATTCTTGATGGAACACAAGGTGAAGCATTTGATCAAGCACTCGCTACGCTCACAGAACAAGAAGATACCAGCTCAAAAGTCCGTTTATGCTTAATGGATACACAACGTGCATTAAGCTTCTTGGTACGTAAAACACGTCTTCCAGCCAACCAGCTTGAACAAGCACGTGAAATTTTACGCGACATTGAATCGTTACAACCACATAATGAATCGCTTTTCCAACGTGTCAACTTCTTGATGCAAGCGGCAATGGGTTTCATTAGTATTGAACAAAACCGTATAATTAAAATCTTCTCGGTCGTTTCGGTGATCTTCCTGCCACCAACATTAGTGGCATCTAACTATGGAATGAACTTTGAAATGATGCCTGAGCTAGGATTAAAATTTGGTTACCCAATGGCACTTGGGTTAATGGCACTAGCCGCCTTTGCACCTTATTGGTATTTCAAACGCAAAGGTTGGTTATAA
- the fruK gene encoding 1-phosphofructokinase (COG1105 Fructose-1-phosphate kinase and related fructose-6-phosphate kinase (PfkB)) — MSKLLTITLNTAYDLIGCLPRIALGEVNKVEYLGLYPAGKGVNVAKVLHDLGIQSAVSGFIGRDNQGEYQKMFTELDLIDHFQRVNGTTRMNVKITETEADVTDINFQGYVINEQDWQQFVDYSLQISSQFDFIAICGSLPPGVSPTAFMLWLQKLNTGRAKIVLDTSNEALTMGIQAKPWLVKPNYRELETWVGHPLPHLLDIISAAKTLQAEGVMNVVVSLGEQGAIWLTPDNILYAQPPMCEHVVSTVGAGDAMVAGLIYGILHQHAPADTLAFASAVATFTVSQTHVGIPDRSLLNPILENIKITSI; from the coding sequence ATGAGCAAATTACTTACCATCACATTAAATACAGCTTATGATTTAATTGGCTGTCTACCACGTATTGCCTTGGGCGAAGTGAATAAAGTCGAGTACCTTGGTCTGTATCCAGCTGGAAAAGGGGTAAATGTGGCTAAAGTTCTACATGATCTTGGCATTCAATCTGCAGTAAGTGGGTTTATTGGTCGAGATAACCAAGGTGAATACCAAAAAATGTTTACTGAACTCGATTTAATTGATCATTTCCAACGTGTAAATGGCACGACACGAATGAATGTCAAAATCACTGAAACAGAAGCAGACGTCACCGATATCAATTTCCAAGGTTATGTGATTAACGAACAAGATTGGCAGCAATTTGTTGATTATTCGCTCCAAATTAGTTCACAATTTGACTTCATTGCAATTTGTGGCAGTCTTCCACCTGGGGTTTCACCTACGGCTTTCATGCTCTGGCTACAGAAACTCAATACAGGACGAGCCAAAATTGTCTTAGATACCAGTAATGAAGCACTTACGATGGGAATCCAAGCAAAACCCTGGTTGGTCAAGCCGAATTATCGTGAATTAGAAACATGGGTCGGTCACCCTCTTCCTCACTTACTAGATATTATCTCTGCAGCTAAAACGTTACAGGCTGAGGGAGTTATGAATGTTGTTGTATCGCTAGGTGAACAAGGGGCAATCTGGCTGACCCCAGACAATATTCTCTATGCACAACCACCAATGTGTGAACACGTCGTTAGCACCGTGGGAGCAGGTGATGCCATGGTTGCAGGATTAATTTATGGCATCCTTCACCAGCATGCCCCTGCCGATACATTGGCATTCGCTAGTGCCGTAGCGACATTCACTGTTTCGCAAACACATGTGGGTATTCCCGATCGAAGCTTGTTAAACCCAATTTTAGAAAACATAAAAATCACCTCAATTTAA
- a CDS encoding tRNA (uracil-5-)-methyltransferase (COG2265 SAM-dependent methyltransferases related to tRNA (uracil-5-)-methyltransferase) yields the protein MQSLLPIEQYDQLLAEKQQKLTALLAPFHAPELTVFASPVQHYRMRAEFRIWHDKGEIYHIMFDQDTRQRYRVDTFPIVSQLINQMMNALLSLIKLEPVLQHRLFQIDYLSTLSNKIIVSLLYHKELDEQWTIAARQLKATLLAQGFDLQIIGRASKQKICLEHDFVDEVLTVQNKAYIYRQVENSFTQPNAIVNQKMLEWAIACTAESQGDLLELYCGNGNFSIALAQNFRKVLATEIAKPSVSAAQFNIAANKINNLQIIRMSAEEFTQAMNGVRAFNRLKGIDLTTYQCNTIFVDPPRAGLDDETVKLVQQYERILYISCNPHTLCDNLHTLCQTHRIEKAALFDQFPYTDHMETGVWLIRK from the coding sequence ATGCAAAGTTTGCTTCCTATCGAACAATATGATCAATTGCTGGCTGAAAAACAGCAAAAACTTACCGCACTTTTAGCTCCCTTTCATGCACCCGAATTAACGGTATTTGCTTCACCTGTACAACACTATAGAATGCGCGCTGAGTTTAGAATTTGGCACGACAAAGGTGAGATTTACCACATCATGTTTGATCAAGACACTCGCCAGCGCTATCGTGTGGACACTTTTCCTATTGTGAGCCAGTTGATTAATCAAATGATGAACGCTTTGTTGTCATTAATCAAACTTGAACCCGTATTGCAACATCGACTGTTTCAAATTGATTATTTAAGTACATTAAGTAATAAAATCATAGTCAGTTTGCTGTACCACAAGGAACTGGATGAACAATGGACTATTGCAGCCAGACAATTAAAAGCAACATTGCTAGCGCAAGGGTTTGATCTACAGATTATTGGGCGTGCGAGCAAACAGAAAATTTGTTTGGAACATGACTTTGTTGATGAAGTCTTGACGGTACAAAATAAAGCGTATATTTACCGTCAGGTTGAAAACAGTTTTACTCAGCCGAATGCGATAGTAAACCAGAAAATGTTGGAATGGGCGATTGCCTGTACGGCGGAAAGTCAAGGGGATTTATTAGAACTGTATTGTGGAAATGGCAATTTTTCAATTGCCCTCGCACAAAACTTCCGTAAAGTATTGGCAACCGAAATTGCGAAGCCATCAGTGAGTGCCGCTCAATTTAATATTGCAGCAAATAAGATTAATAACTTACAAATTATTCGCATGTCTGCAGAAGAGTTTACTCAAGCGATGAATGGCGTACGTGCTTTTAATCGTTTGAAAGGAATCGATCTCACAACTTACCAATGTAATACGATTTTTGTTGATCCACCACGTGCGGGTTTAGATGATGAAACTGTCAAATTAGTACAGCAGTATGAACGTATTTTGTATATTTCCTGTAATCCACATACACTATGCGATAATTTGCACACACTTTGTCAAACCCATCGTATTGAGAAAGCGGCATTGTTCGATCAATTTCCCTATACAGACCACATGGAAACGGGTGTATGGTTAATTCGGAAGTAA
- a CDS encoding hypothetical protein (COG4668 Mannitol/fructose-specific phosphotransferase system, IIA domain): MFQLTENDIHLAAYAENKQQAIELVATSLIESGCVESGYLQGMLEREAQLTTYLGKGIAIPHGTIATRSMVKKTGVKVFQFPQGVPWTDHHTVYVVIGIAANSDAHLTLLRQLTHLLDSEISTPQLANTQDPAQFRAMLLGDMPNTLITAHTIRLAVETESLLTLTALNADNLQQQEAIDEQFIHEVISSAALPLGRGIWLTDATVGNRKNAIAFSRAKTPFRHNGKMVHAVLTISTIDEQINDTLASLLDEQVQQTLLTGDIEQILSIFKPEQGHNPIPNVTVLVGQVPAVEAIVTVRNAHGLHYRPAATLVNYLKQYHASVAVQNLDNGGPLISAKSLIKVTSLGAQKGHRLHFVATGQDAKQAIKGICDLIESDLAEEK; encoded by the coding sequence GTGTTTCAATTAACGGAAAATGACATTCACTTAGCCGCCTACGCTGAAAATAAACAACAAGCAATTGAATTAGTGGCAACATCACTCATCGAATCTGGTTGTGTTGAATCAGGTTACTTACAAGGTATGTTAGAACGAGAAGCCCAACTTACTACTTATTTAGGTAAAGGCATTGCGATTCCACACGGCACGATCGCTACACGTTCTATGGTGAAAAAAACAGGAGTAAAAGTCTTCCAATTCCCACAAGGAGTACCGTGGACAGATCATCATACTGTCTATGTGGTCATTGGTATTGCGGCAAACTCAGATGCTCATCTCACGCTATTACGCCAATTAACGCATCTTCTTGATAGTGAAATAAGTACACCACAACTGGCTAACACGCAAGACCCTGCACAATTTCGTGCGATGTTACTGGGAGACATGCCAAATACTCTCATAACCGCCCACACAATCCGCTTAGCTGTCGAAACAGAAAGTTTATTAACCCTGACCGCACTTAACGCTGACAACTTGCAACAACAAGAGGCAATAGATGAGCAGTTTATTCACGAAGTCATTTCGAGTGCAGCACTCCCTCTCGGCAGGGGCATTTGGCTCACTGATGCAACAGTAGGAAACCGCAAAAATGCCATTGCATTTAGTCGTGCTAAGACACCATTCCGGCATAATGGCAAAATGGTACATGCGGTGCTAACCATTTCTACTATTGATGAACAGATTAATGATACCTTGGCTAGTTTATTGGATGAGCAAGTACAACAAACGTTATTGACAGGTGATATCGAACAGATTCTCTCCATTTTCAAGCCCGAACAAGGACATAATCCTATTCCCAATGTAACAGTGTTAGTTGGGCAAGTACCTGCCGTCGAAGCCATCGTCACGGTTCGTAATGCACATGGATTACATTACCGCCCAGCGGCGACATTAGTGAATTATCTCAAACAATATCATGCTTCTGTCGCGGTACAAAACCTTGATAATGGAGGACCATTAATCAGTGCGAAAAGTCTGATTAAAGTCACATCACTAGGGGCACAAAAAGGGCATCGCTTACATTTTGTTGCCACAGGGCAAGATGCAAAGCAAGCAATTAAAGGTATCTGTGATCTCATTGAATCTGACTTAGCGGAGGAAAAATGA
- a CDS encoding DsbA family thiol:disulfide interchange protein (COG0526 Thiol-disulfide isomerase and thioredoxins), which translates to MKKLFLVFVSFFSVLTVQAHNLTEGKHYTALTTAHSAQPEVVEFFSFYCPHCYSFEYEYKIPAKVKASLPQGVELKQYHVNFLGPQGENLTRAWSFAVATGVEEKVKEALFQAAQKNALRSMGDIRQIFLDKGIPAEQFDGGINSFAVTALMNKQIHAAEELKVRGVPDFYINNRYRVKPEGLSTNSNEAFVKDYVETVKGLLQK; encoded by the coding sequence ATGAAAAAATTGTTTTTAGTTTTCGTCTCATTTTTCTCGGTATTGACTGTACAGGCGCACAACTTAACGGAAGGTAAACACTATACGGCATTAACTACTGCCCATTCGGCACAACCTGAAGTGGTTGAGTTTTTCTCATTCTATTGCCCACATTGTTATTCCTTTGAATATGAATACAAAATTCCTGCTAAGGTGAAAGCCAGTTTGCCTCAAGGGGTAGAGTTAAAACAATATCATGTGAACTTTTTAGGACCACAAGGTGAAAATCTAACACGTGCTTGGTCTTTTGCGGTGGCAACAGGAGTGGAAGAAAAAGTGAAAGAAGCACTATTTCAGGCTGCGCAAAAAAATGCCCTGCGTTCAATGGGTGATATTCGACAAATTTTCTTAGATAAAGGTATTCCAGCTGAGCAATTTGATGGTGGAATTAACAGCTTTGCTGTGACTGCGTTAATGAATAAACAAATTCATGCCGCAGAAGAATTGAAAGTACGTGGCGTGCCAGATTTTTACATTAATAATCGTTATCGTGTAAAACCAGAAGGACTGAGTACTAACAGTAATGAGGCTTTTGTCAAAGATTATGTAGAAACTGTAAAAGGTTTATTGCAAAAATAA
- the mobA gene encoding molybdopterin-guanine dinucleotide biosynthesis protein MobA (COG0746 Molybdopterin-guanine dinucleotide biosynthesis protein A) has protein sequence MTITISAVILAGGQARRMGGVDKGLQHFRQRPLFEHVYQRLASQVSDIAISANRNQHHYAQYGLPVFSDQLDGFQGPLSGILTGLQHATTDFVLFVPCDCPFLPSDLVDRLKSAVNSPDVLLAYAHDGEREHPTFCLISTHLKSALADYLAQGERRMLTFMQQHHAVAVDFSDKKAAFKNINTLADLQA, from the coding sequence ATGACGATCACAATTAGTGCAGTAATTTTAGCTGGGGGGCAAGCTCGCCGTATGGGTGGAGTCGATAAAGGTTTACAACATTTTCGGCAGCGCCCTCTTTTTGAACATGTCTATCAACGTTTAGCGTCTCAAGTAAGTGATATTGCCATTAGTGCTAATCGTAACCAACACCACTATGCACAATATGGTTTACCTGTTTTTAGTGATCAACTCGACGGTTTTCAAGGACCATTAAGTGGCATCTTAACAGGATTACAACATGCCACCACTGACTTTGTGTTATTCGTGCCTTGCGACTGCCCTTTTTTACCGTCTGATCTCGTTGATAGACTGAAAAGTGCGGTCAATTCTCCCGATGTGTTGCTTGCTTATGCGCACGATGGCGAACGTGAACATCCAACCTTCTGTTTAATATCCACTCACTTGAAAAGCGCATTAGCTGACTATTTGGCACAGGGAGAACGTCGAATGTTGACATTTATGCAACAGCATCATGCAGTTGCAGTTGATTTTTCAGACAAAAAAGCCGCATTTAAAAACATCAATACGCTCGCTGATTTGCAAGCATAA